Within Bacteroidota bacterium, the genomic segment GATATGAAAGCAGTGGAGACTCTGAATATAATATGCGGATTGTCACTGTTTATTCAGGAGGCTATACTACATTAAGTGATAAATATCATATTAAAGATGTTAAGCCCTCCGACATAGGAAATATTATATATGATGATTATCAAATGGATTACAGCCCCAGTATATTAAGTCAATATATTGTTTTTTATGAACATGACTGGTATGCACCTTACCAAACGGTTTTTATTAGTGGCGGACCATTGGGGTCAGTCGCTATTAAAGTAAGAATGGTAAATAGTAATGAATGGTATCAAAAAGTTTGGTTAGATTTTTCAGGTTCAGCCTGGCAAACTTTTTACTCAAAAGGTTTTGTCGATATCCATGTTCACTTATAAAATATTTTATATGAAATACATAATTTTTTCATTTCTTCTATTCGTTTCTCTACAAGGATTTTCACAAATAGAAAATCCGAATTTAGAGTTAAATGCCCAATTAGGTATCAGCTATATTCCTGTAGATAATATGGGGGGACTTTTATTAGGATTAAAAGTTGCCAGACCTGACGGTAAATTTGGAATTGCTTTTCGCAACGATATAATTCCGGAATATGGTCGCATTTCTTATACAAATAATTCCATTACAAATTATTCACAAAACCTTGAGTTAATGGCAATACAAATGAATACCTATTTGGAAGGTATTTATTCTTTGTATTATAAAGTTGATAGAAAAATAAATTTTACATTAGGCTATACATGGATTTCTACAGGTGATGGATATTATGGTGTGCCTTCAATACGCTACGAAAAATCAGAAGGATATTGGGGTATAACAACATCAGTGCAATGGAAACCAAGTTGGTTTATTTTAGAAGTAAGAGGTAATATTAAATTAAGTGAGCCATCACTTACAGGTGGAATGGAACAATTTCCAATTGCCATTGGCTTGTGTTATGATTTTAATCCCAAAAGAAATTGATTGTTTAATCTCATCGTATAAGATAAGCAATACAGTAATTGTAATCCTGTATTTTATCTTGCCTATACTCGAATTTAGAATGAAAAATTCTAATGAATGGTATCAATGTGTTTGGTTGGATTATTCCGATTCCTCATGGCAGACTTTTATTCTAAAGGCTATTTAGATTTTCATGTTCATCTTTAAAACTAAAACTTATGAAAAATATTTTTGGATTAAAACTTTTTGCAGTGTCTTTAGTGATACTCTTTAAAAGTCAAACTCTATTTTCTCAGACTACGAATGATAAAATAGTTTTACTACCGCAGTTAGGCGTTACTGTTATACCAATAGATAATAATGGTGGTCTGGCTCTTGGTTTAAAAATCAAGAAATCTGATTGCAATCTGGAATTCAGTTTTAGAAATGATATCATGCCTGTTTGGTCACGAAGAAATATAGACACCTTAGGTATTATAAGTTATACAGGACCAATGTATTTATCCAAAATTATGATGAATAATTATTTTGATTTTTGGTATAGCTGGCAATATTCAGAGAAAAGATATTTTCTGTTTGGTGCAGGTTTTTCATGGCTCTCTGATGGCGATACAGGTTACGGCACTCCGGCACGTAGATATTCAAAAGATAACGGGTTTCCTGCAATATCAACAAGCATTCAATGGAAACCATCATGGTTTATTTTAGAGGCAAGGGCAAATCTTTCTTTACCGGGTGAAGGCACAGATCTTTCAGGCATATGCCAATCATCATTTGTGCTGAGTTTTATTTATGAATTTTTACCTAAATGATGATTACATCTTATAGTTTTCTTATGCGGAAACTATAGAATTTCCTTAAAATATTTTGAGGTATTTTTTCTCTGTGTAACTCAGTGTTTCTCTGCGCAACTCAGTGTAATATTTTTTTTAAATAATAAATTTTATTAAGAATTTAATTTTTCATTATTGCGATGTCTTTCTGTATCACGTTGTGTTTTCTTTTCCAGATTTTTTTGCATTGCTTCTGTAAGATTAATTCCTGTTTGATTTGCTAAACATATTACTATAAATAAAACATCAGCTAATTCATCTGCTAACTCTTTTTTTGTATCCGATTCTTTAAAAGATTGCTCGCCATATTTTCGTGCAATTATTCTTGCCACCTCTCCCACTTCTTCAGTGAGCATTGCCATGTTTGTTAGTTCATTAAAATATCGAACACCGGTTGTGTTTATCCAATTATCAATTTGTTGTTGCGCTTCTTCGATGGTCATAGTCTTATTCTTTTGTTGAATCAGGAATTGGTTTTTCTCTTGGTGCAGAACGTATTTCAGAATCCAATCGCTTGAAAGTATTCACCTTTAAAGTATCATTTGGATTTTGATATGCATCCACAATTGTATTTATATATTCCGTGTTATTTCTGAATGTGCCGAAGCTGCGATAAATGGTATAACTATCCGTAAATAAAAATCCGGCACCAATTATTAGTGCAAGAATACTGCGCACAATTAATGGCTGCATCTGCCACACAAATGCATCTCGGTTATTTTCTTCTTCAATATTTTTATAACTCAGCCATGCAAACATTAAAATACCTATCAATGAAAATAATGCTACAATCAGTAATTCCTTATCGCCTTGCAATAAAATAATTCTGCACATAATACCAATTACTATTACAGATATTCCCCATAAGCCAACAATATAAATTAATCGCACACTGCGGGTAATTCTTTTCTTATCTAAAAATGTAAGCACTCCCGAAGCCAGATAATAAAATGCAAGTGTGCCGAATAATAAAATACTTAACCTATCACCGCTTGCACCAAATGTGGGTTTTAAATACACTACCAAAATAGTGAAGAACACCAACAGAATTTCGCCAAAGCGTGTAAAAAATTTTTTCACTCTCTATTTTTTGAATCAATAATTATTGTAACCGGTCCATCATTTAAAAGTGTTACTTGCATCACAGCACCAAACTCACCGGTACTTACTTTTTTTTGTAATAACAATTCTGTGGCGGTAATAAATTTTTCATACATCGGAATTGCAATGGATGGTTTTGCTGAGCGAATAAATGAAGGGCGATTTCCTTTTTTTGTAGATGCAAATAATGTGAACTGACTTACAATTAAAATATCGCCATTCACATCTTGCACGCTTAAATTCATCAAACTTTGTTCATCAGAAAAAATGCGCAGTTGAGTAATTTTTTTTGATAGCCATTCTATGTCTTCTGCATTATCATTTTCTTCAATTCCCAACAGCACAAGTAATCCTTTGCCGATGCTTGCATCCGCTTTATTTTCAATTGCTACTTTAGCATTTGCCACTCTTTGAATTACTGCCCGCATATCACCATTTCTTTTTTGATTTTACTTCCTCATAAATAGAAAGATAATTGATATATCTGGAGGGAGCTATTTCTAAATTTTCCAACGCATCTTTCACAGCACAGCCTTCTTCATTAATATGTACACAATTATTAAATCTGCATTCCAATAAATATTTTCTGAACTCAGGAAAGTAATGGCTGATTTCTTCCGGCTCCATATCTACAGTTCCAAATTCTTTTATACCCGGAGTATCAATTATAAATCCACCAAACGATAAAGGCATCATGCGGGCAAATGTAGTGGTATGCATTCCTTTGCCGTGTGCTTTTGAAATTACATCCACACGTAAATTCATTGCAGGCTCCATCACATTAATTAAAGAAGATTTTCCAACACCGGAATGTCCTGCTATTAATGTTGTTTTATCTTTCAAAATATTTTTTAATTGCAAAATATTTAAATCGTCCTTTGCAGAAGTATGCAACACAGTATATCCCGCTTGCTTGTATATATATTCAAATTCAAAAAGCTTTTCTTTATCCTTTGCATTATATAAATCGTACTTATTAAAAACAACAACAGCAGCAATACCATACACTTCTGCAGTAAGCAGTAAACGATCAATAAATCCGGTGGAAGTTCGGGGTAATTTTAAAGCAGCAATAACTAAAACCTGATCAATGTTGGAAGCAATAATATGTTTATGATCTGTTTTATGTGTTGCCTCACGAATGATATAATTTTTACGAGGAAGAATCTCTGTAATTACACTTGAACCATCTTCATCACTATCTACTATTACCTCATCACCTACTGCAATCGGATTTGTAAATTTTGATTCCTGCAATCTGAATTTCCCTTTTAATCTGCAACTGATTATTGCAGAATTATGCAGCATTACTTCATACCAACTACCTGTGGATTGTATAACACGACCTTGTTGCATTGTGCAAATGTAGTCAGCGAATAAAGAAGGTGATTGAAAAAATTAAAATTGAATTAACGGGCGTTAGAAACCGAAACAGAATGTATGGCAAAAGAAATTTCTTTGATAAGTTGTAAATCTTTTTCAATCGCATTTCCAACAACAATAATATCAGCACCTGCATTACTCAATTCATAAGCAGCTTCGGGAGTTCTGATACCACCACCTACTATAATAGGAAGAGAAATATTTTTCCGTACTTCTTTAATCATACTTGCAGAGATATGATTTTTTGCGCCACTTCCTGCATCCATATAAATTAATTTCATTCCCAATAATTCACCTGCTAAAGCAGTACATATAGCGATATCATTTTTATCGTGCGGTATTGGTAAAGTATTCGAAATATAACTCACAGTGGTTGGTGCGCCGCCATCTACAAGAATATATCCTGTAGGAATAGCTTCCATACCAGATTTTTTTATGTAAGGTGCAGCAAGCACATGATTACCGATTAATAATTCCGGATTACGACCACTTATTAAACTGAGAAATAATAGAGCATCTGCACTTGGGTTGATTTGTTGAATACTCCCTGGAAAAATTATTACCGGAATATTGGAATGTTTTTTTAAATACTGAATAGTAGTTTCTAAATAACTTCCTACAACCAAACTTCCACCAATAAAAAAATAATCAACACCACTTTCCTTTGCAGATGTAACTATCCTTTCTAAAATATCAGGAGTTACTTCATCCGGATCAATGAGTACGGCAAATTGCCTGCGACCTTGTTCGCAGTTGCTTTTTAATTGATGTGCAATAGCTGATTTCATAAAATTATAATAAGCAAAAATAAGGTAATATATTGTCTCTTACTATTAAATAGAATGAAGTTCAGCCGTATTTGTAACAAGCTAAATGATGATTGCTTTGCAATTTGCTTTTGATTTGCATTCATACATTTATTTACATTATTATATTTCACACTAAAAAATCATTTGTGTTTTTACATTCACTATTCTATTGAAAAGTAATGCATGTACTAACTCCATTTTTTTAAAGTAAAATTTAAAAACAAATTGCATCTTCAATCAAACACCAAATTTTTGAATATCTATTTTTCCCCATTTACTCAATATATTTCCACAATAAATCAAATAGAATTTTTCACTTCAAATAATAAATATATATATGTGTACAAATCAAATTTAAGCCTGTAATGCATCTCTCTCTTTATAAACATAGTTGTGTAAAAATGATACTTGTTTTAATACAGTGCAATTAAGTAATTTCGAAAAACCTTTCGGAAAAAACCGGAAGGTTTTATCATTTTACAACGAAACACAATAGAAACTATAATTCACCAAAATTCATTTAAACAATATGGCAAAAAAGGAAACAAAACACAAAGGCTTAGAGATTAATCGCCACTTTACCCGTGAAGGAATCAGCCCATTCGATATGTATGAATACGAAATGCGTTCATCAGTAATTCGCAACACCACGGGTGATATTGTTTTTGAAATGAATAATGTAGAAGTACCTAAATCATGGAGTCAGGTAGCCACAGATATTCTTGCTCAAAAATATTTCCGTAAAGCAGGTGTACCCAAAGAAGATGGCAGCACAGGTTCTGAAAGCTCTATTAAACAAGTAGCACATCGTATGGCTAATTGCTGGAAACAATGGGGAGAAGACAATGGATATTTTGCTTCTGCAACAGATGCTCAAATATTTTATGAGGAAATGGCATTTATGATTGTTGGTCAATATGCTGCACCAAACTCACCACAATGGTTTAATACCGGATTATATTCTTCTTATGGTATTAAAGGAAAACCCCAAGGACATTATTATGTAGATCAAAATACAGGTGAAGTAAAAAAATCTACTTCTGCTTATGAGCGTCCTCAGCCACATGCTTGTTTTATTTTATCAGTGGATGATGATTTGGTAAATCCCGGTGGCATAATGGATTTATGGACTCGTGAAGCCCGCATATTTAAATACGGTTCCGGCGTTGGAACAAACTATTCAAAAATCAGAGGGGAAAGTGAAAAACTATCAGGTGGTGGAACATCATCCGGTATAATGTCTTTTTTGAAAATTGGAGATGCAGCAGCAGGTGCTATTAAAAGTGGTGGAACAACAAGACGTGCAGCAAAAATGGTTTGCTTAGATCTGGATCATCCCGAAATTGAATCTTTCATTGATTGGAAAGTAAAAGAAGAAGATAAAGTGGCTGCATTGATAGCCGCAGGATATTCCAGCGATTATGAAGGAGAGGCTTATCGCACAGTGGCTGGTCAAAATTCAAATAACTCATTGCGTATTCCTAACAGTTTCTTTAAAGTATTAGAAGAAAATGGTGAATGGGAATTGCTGGCAAGAAGCACAGGCAAACCAATGAAGGAAGTAAATGCAAATGAATTATGGGATAAAATAGCTTATGCCGCTTGGAGATGTGCAGACCCGGGAGTTCAATTTGACACTACTATTAATGAATGGCATACATGTCCTCAAGACGGCCGCATCAATGCATCCAATCCTTGCAGTGAATATATGTTCTTAGACAATACAGCTTGTAATCTGGCCTCTTTGAATCTGCGTAAATTCTTTGATAGCGATAAACTTATTTTTGATGTACAGTCTTTGGAACATGGTTGCAGATTATGGACTATTGTTCTGGAAATATCTGTATTGATGGCGCAGTTTCCAAGTAAAGAAGTTGCAAAATTGAGTTATGATTTCCGTACACTGGGTTTGGGTTTTGCCAATATCGGTTCGGTGTTAATGATTTCAGGAATCCCTTATGACAGCGATAAAGCAAGAGCAATTGCAGGAGCAGTTTCTGCAATCATGACTGGTACTTCCTATAAAACTTCTGCAGAAATGGCTAGTGTTCTTGGTGCATTCCCGGGTTATGAGCGCAATAAAGCAGACATGATGCGTGTAATGCGCAACCATAGATATGCCGCTTATAATGCAGCAGATAATTATGAAGATTTAGAAATTAAACCAATGGGCATTGATCAAAAACTTTGTCCGGATTATATGTTGAAAGCAGCTTGCAATGCATGGGATGGTGCTTTGAAATTAGGTGAGGAATTCGGTTATCGCAATGCGCAAACAACAGTAATTGCACCTACGGGAACAATAGGTTTAGTTATGGATTGCGATACCACAGGTGTTGAGCCGGATTTTGCTCTTGTTAAATTTAAGAAATTATCCGGAGGAGGTTATTTCAAAATAATCAATCAATCCATTCCATTAGCTCTAAAAAATCTTGGTTATAAAGATGAGTCTATTACAGAAATTATAAATTATACTAAAGGTATTGGCACTTTAAAAGGCGCACCATATATCAATTATGAAACACTATCTCATAAAGGATTTACAGATGCTGAAATTCTGCATCTGGATAATGTAGTAAAACATGCATTTGAAATTGGATTTGCTTTTAATATTTATACTATTGGTGAAGTAACCCTACAACGGCTTGGTTTTAAACCTGAACAATACACGGATCCAGGATTTAATGTTTTAAAAGCT encodes:
- a CDS encoding nucleotide pyrophosphohydrolase, whose amino-acid sequence is MTIEEAQQQIDNWINTTGVRYFNELTNMAMLTEEVGEVARIIARKYGEQSFKESDTKKELADELADVLFIVICLANQTGINLTEAMQKNLEKKTQRDTERHRNNEKLNS
- a CDS encoding D-tyrosyl-tRNA(Tyr) deacylase, with amino-acid sequence MRAVIQRVANAKVAIENKADASIGKGLLVLLGIEENDNAEDIEWLSKKITQLRIFSDEQSLMNLSVQDVNGDILIVSQFTLFASTKKGNRPSFIRSAKPSIAIPMYEKFITATELLLQKKVSTGEFGAVMQVTLLNDGPVTIIIDSKNRE
- the rsgA gene encoding ribosome small subunit-dependent GTPase A, which encodes MQQGRVIQSTGSWYEVMLHNSAIISCRLKGKFRLQESKFTNPIAVGDEVIVDSDEDGSSVITEILPRKNYIIREATHKTDHKHIIASNIDQVLVIAALKLPRTSTGFIDRLLLTAEVYGIAAVVVFNKYDLYNAKDKEKLFEFEYIYKQAGYTVLHTSAKDDLNILQLKNILKDKTTLIAGHSGVGKSSLINVMEPAMNLRVDVISKAHGKGMHTTTFARMMPLSFGGFIIDTPGIKEFGTVDMEPEEISHYFPEFRKYLLECRFNNCVHINEEGCAVKDALENLEIAPSRYINYLSIYEEVKSKKKW
- a CDS encoding geranylgeranylglyceryl/heptaprenylglyceryl phosphate synthase, translated to MKSAIAHQLKSNCEQGRRQFAVLIDPDEVTPDILERIVTSAKESGVDYFFIGGSLVVGSYLETTIQYLKKHSNIPVIIFPGSIQQINPSADALLFLSLISGRNPELLIGNHVLAAPYIKKSGMEAIPTGYILVDGGAPTTVSYISNTLPIPHDKNDIAICTALAGELLGMKLIYMDAGSGAKNHISASMIKEVRKNISLPIIVGGGIRTPEAAYELSNAGADIIVVGNAIEKDLQLIKEISFAIHSVSVSNAR
- a CDS encoding vitamin B12-dependent ribonucleotide reductase, with the protein product MAKKETKHKGLEINRHFTREGISPFDMYEYEMRSSVIRNTTGDIVFEMNNVEVPKSWSQVATDILAQKYFRKAGVPKEDGSTGSESSIKQVAHRMANCWKQWGEDNGYFASATDAQIFYEEMAFMIVGQYAAPNSPQWFNTGLYSSYGIKGKPQGHYYVDQNTGEVKKSTSAYERPQPHACFILSVDDDLVNPGGIMDLWTREARIFKYGSGVGTNYSKIRGESEKLSGGGTSSGIMSFLKIGDAAAGAIKSGGTTRRAAKMVCLDLDHPEIESFIDWKVKEEDKVAALIAAGYSSDYEGEAYRTVAGQNSNNSLRIPNSFFKVLEENGEWELLARSTGKPMKEVNANELWDKIAYAAWRCADPGVQFDTTINEWHTCPQDGRINASNPCSEYMFLDNTACNLASLNLRKFFDSDKLIFDVQSLEHGCRLWTIVLEISVLMAQFPSKEVAKLSYDFRTLGLGFANIGSVLMISGIPYDSDKARAIAGAVSAIMTGTSYKTSAEMASVLGAFPGYERNKADMMRVMRNHRYAAYNAADNYEDLEIKPMGIDQKLCPDYMLKAACNAWDGALKLGEEFGYRNAQTTVIAPTGTIGLVMDCDTTGVEPDFALVKFKKLSGGGYFKIINQSIPLALKNLGYKDESITEIINYTKGIGTLKGAPYINYETLSHKGFTDAEILHLDNVVKHAFEIGFAFNIYTIGEVTLQRLGFKPEQYTDPGFNVLKALGFTTEQIELANKTICGTMTIEGAPVLQEKHYPVFDCANKCGKTGVRYILAQGHIKMMAAVQPFISGAISKTINLPNETNVDEIKSCYKLSWELGLKANALYRDGSKLSQPLSTKSDTKETSGTGAEHNWTADEVLEAAKSIIASSKDTIFKRQLSRVVERKKLPAKRSGFTQKAKVGGQTLFVRTGEYDDATLGEIFIDMHKEGAAFRSLVNCFAIAISIGLQYGVPLEEFVDKFTFTRFEPSGPVDHPNIKFSTSIVDYVFRLLAFEYLDRTDLVHVAPEDMAQHEKATHELSTETIGDFPVSERVINKNPEKTASESTKKSNYKIDAQSASNNSLMGDAPPCPNCGHTTIRNGTCYKCLNCGESLGCS